One genomic region from Bombus terrestris chromosome 15, iyBomTerr1.2, whole genome shotgun sequence encodes:
- the LOC100646160 gene encoding PH and SEC7 domain-containing protein isoform X1, whose translation MAEELVVTLNRGDSSGFGFSLLGTAGLPHVIYDIVENSPAAKSGKVEAGDVILRVNEVDVNRFSTKEVLKCLRLSSDPVTLKLRRDPAIKAHVRRLLSPGQPACDETDSAKISYEAMTFPNNPRPVSSGNGEDMEPRKPGTPELPGGSPQEPTAAKQYTTRSNGSYSDASGSSELEALLPPVDSFKEEERAQWEPLSGDKFSRQKNTPRFEAYMMTGDLMLNLSRTQQSSGLLPKHQKKVDSLRYNNHHTHHHHNHHNHHHHNSVPTSPNEMLGHHRTYKCTGSNSASTSPVGISKRESGQCPGQSDTSKQNAASFGYSSGFVRTSRSEDHLQFQKDPSMSAVDIDIDDDVTSSLNTLLDTRPDSGQGLSSDRIVWTYNAPVSSPSASERTSCCQNGSSSQSSSSSSSTEGTSPQRSLSPTSPTSVSSSVMSSNSGSRRFPPPVPTGTSASALGPSGDGTTSSASGLHPTNGDLSQSEAISNMSSPDYNDEETMDILSARDIMMVSDPSDSDSTILASEPPQRRLKAAAAAASVPPASNAYTPAQENTEHRIVIQVKGPDKDATAARNTSPRQNRRRGNLSNPELVPTSTAQNTVQRPTGNTTPEFVGYQELKESEDENEALNIGNYEDKHGGASPPQSADEESDIESLHSFHYSPKAVDLPSAVRLAKRLYSLDGFKKSDVSRHLSKNNDFSRAVAEEYLRYFSFERDTLDVALRKFLAQFSLTGETQERERVLVHFSKRFLDCNPGAFNSQDAVHTLTCAIMLLNTDLHGQNIGRKMSCNEFIENLSELNDGDNFPREVLKQLYNAIKSFPLEWAFGTYWLFRDEEGDETANQAIQQGDGPAISGTGNPFLDVPNVTGATEFKKGYVMRKCCFDSNGKKTPFGKRGWKMYYCTLRELVLYLHKDEHGFRNDSLHNAIRIHHALATKASDYTKKEHVFRLQTADQAEYLFQTSDSKELQSWIDTINFVCASFSCQPLAGAVGSQRKFQRPLLPCSHTKLSPREQLRDHEERVSKLEAELEEHRRHPPERGAKALTVQNYKEKDAYLHHELKRYKTYAYLLRSRLAFTEVEPSLVESSIGEVDEGSGALLNSEVALIPPPVPDRPAINRYSYRAAIYNRNLLNGQDYGGDIG comes from the exons ATCCTGCAATAAAAGCTCACGTGCGTCGGCTGTTGTCACCGGGACAGCCGGCATGCGACGAGACGGATTCGGCCAAAATCTCTTACGAGGCAATGACCTTCCCGAATAACCCCAGGCCGGTGTCATCGGGTAACGGCGAAGATATGGAGCCAAGAAAGCCAGGAACACCGGAACTTCCGGGTGGCTCGCCACAGGAACCGACTGCCGCGAAGCAGTATACGACGAGAAGCAACGGATCCTACAGTGACGCTTCCGGATCCTCTGAACTAGAGGCGCTACTTCCGCCAGTGGATAGTTTCAAGGAGGAAGAACGTGCCCAATGGGAGCCTCTCTCCGGCGACAAGTTCTCCAGGCAGAAGAATACGCCTAG GTTCGAAGCGTACATGATGACCGGCGATCTAATGCTGAACCTGTCGCGCACGCAGCAGAGCAGCGGCCTGCTCCCGAAGCACCAGAAGAAGGTCGACTCGCTGAGGTACAACAATCATCATACCCACCATCACCATAATCACCACAATCACCACCATCATAACTCGGTACCGACCAGTCCTAACGAGATGCTGGGCCATCACCGTACTTACAAGTGTACCGGTTCGAATTCGGCCAGCACCTCACCGGTCGGGATCAGCAAACGTGAGAGCGGCCAGTGTCCAGGCCAGAGCGATACTAGCAAACAAAATGCCGCGAGTTTCGGTTATTCGAGCGGCTTCGTTCGCACCTCGCGCTCCGAGGACCACTTGCAATTCCAAAAGGATCCGTCAATGAGCGCGGTGGACATTGACATTGACGACGACGTCACGTCCAGCTTGAACACCCTGTTGGACACTCGACCTGACAGCGGCCAGGGTCTGTCCAGCGATCGAATCGTCTGGACGTACAACGCGCCAGTTAGCTCGCCGTCCGCCTCGGAGCGCACCTCCTGCTGTCAGAACGGCAGCTCCTCGCAATCTTCGTCGAGTAGCTCCTCGACGGAGGGAACTAGTCCCCAAAGATCCTTATCGCCAACCTCCCCTACCTCGGTCTCGTCCTCCGTCATGTCCTCCAATTCTGGATCCCGTAGGTTCCCACCGCCGGTACCCACGGGCACCAGCGCCTCAGCCCTGGGCCCCTCCGGCGACGGGACCACCTCCTCGGCCTCCGGCCTTCATCCCACCAACGGTGATCTCAGCCAGTCCGAGGCTATCAGCAACATGTCCAGTCCCGACTACAACGACGAGGAAACTATGGACATACTCAGTGCACGCGATATCATGATGGTCAGTGATCCGAGTGACAGTGACTCGACGATACTCGCCAGCGAGCCACCGCAGAGGAGATTGAAGGCGGCAGCGGCGGCTGCTTCTGTACCACCGGCGTCGAACGCGTATACACCGGCGCAGGAGAATACCGAGCATAGGATAGTGATACAGGTGAAGGGGCCGGACAAGGACGCCACCGCGGCGAGGAACACCAGTCCCAGGCAGAATAGGCGACGGGGCAATCTCAGCAATCCGGAACTCGTGCCCACGTCCACCGCGCAGAACACCGTGCAACGGCCGACTGGCAATACCACGCCTGAGTTCGTCGGGTATCAG GAGCTGAAGGAGAGCGAGGACGAGAACGAAGCTCTGAACATCGGTAACTACGAGGACAAGCACGGAGGCGCATCACCGCCGCAGTCTGCGGACGAAGAGAGCGATATCGAAAGTTTGCACAGCTTCCATTACAGTCCGAAAGCGGTGGACCTACCATCGGCAGTTCGATTGGCCAAGAGGCTATACTCCTTGGACGGCTTCAAAAAGTCTGACGTTTCTAGACACCTTAGCAAAAA CAACGACTTTAGTAGAGCGGTAGCCGAAGAATACTTGAGATACTTCAGCTTCGAACGGGACACGCTGGACGTGGCTCTCAGAAAGTTCCTTGCCCAGTTCTCTTTGACTGGGGAGACCCAGGAAAGAGAGAGGGTTCTTGTACATTTCTCCAAGAGATTTCTCGATTGTAATCCGGGTGCATTTAATTCTCAGG ACGCTGTTCATACCTTAACCTGCGCCATAATGCTGCTCAATACCGACCTACATGGTCAGAATATCGGTAGAAAGATGTCGTGTAACGAATTTATCGAGAACCTCTCGGAACTGAACGACGGCGATAACTTCCCCAGAGAGGTACTGAAACAGCTTTACAATGCCATCAAATCGTTCCCCTTGGAATGGGCCTT TGGGACTTACTGGCTGTTTAGAGACGAGGAAGGGGATGAAACTGCGAATCAGGCGATTCAACAGGGTGACGGTCCAGCGATATCTGGTACCGGAAATCCGTTTCTCGACGTGCCAAATGTTACGGGTGCTACGGAGTTTAAGAAGGGATACGTTATGCGGAAATGTTGCTTCGATTCCAACGGAAAGAAAA CACCGTTCGGCAAACGCGGCTGGAAGATGTATTATTGTACATTGAGGGAACTTGTATTATATTTGCACAAAGACGAGCATGGCTTCCGTAACGATAGTTTGCACAACGCGATACGCATTCATCACGCGTTAGCCACCAAAGCGTCCGATTACACGAAGAAGGAACACGTCTTCAGGTTACAGACTGCTGATCAAGCAGAGTATCTCTTCCAAACGAG TGATTCCAAAGAACTGCAGTCGTGGATAGACACGATCAACTTCGTGTGCGCCAGTTTTTCTTGCCAGCCACTAGCAGGAGCGGTGGGTTCTCAGCGAAAATTTCAACGGCCTCTGCTTCCGTGTAGCCACACGAAATTATCTCCT AGAGAACAGTTACGGGACCATGAGGAGAGGGTGAGCAAATTGGAGGCTGAACTGGAGGAGCACAGACGACATCCACCTGAGAGAGGAGCTAAAGCTCTCACTGTACAGAATTATAAGGAAAAAGATGCCTACTTACATCACGAG CTGAAGAGGTATAAAACATACGCGTACCTGTTACGATCCAGGTTGGCGTTCACGGAGGTGGAACCGTCGCTGGTGGAGAGCAGTATCGGCGAGGTGGATGAGGGAAGCGGGGCCTTGCTGAACTCCGAAGTGGCACTGATACCGCCGCCTGTTCCCGATCGGCCAGCCATAAATAGGTACAGTTACAGGGCTGCCATTTACAACCGTAATCTGCTAAACGGTCAGGACTACGGCGGGGACATTGGTTGA
- the LOC100646160 gene encoding PH and SEC7 domain-containing protein isoform X11 → MAEELVVTLNRGDSSGFGFSLLGTAGLPHVIYDIVENSPAAKSGKVEAGDVILRVNEVDVNRFSTKEVLKCLRLSSDPVTLKLRRDPAIKAHVRRLLSPGQPACDETDSAKISYEAMTFPNNPRPVSSGNGEDMEPRKPGTPELPGGSPQEPTAAKQYTTRSNGSYSDASGSSELEALLPPVDSFKEEERAQWEPLSGDKFSRQKNTPRFEAYMMTGDLMLNLSRTQQSSGLLPKHQKKVDSLRYNNHHTHHHHNHHNHHHHNSVPTSPNEMLGHHRTYKCTGSNSASTSPVGISKRESGQCPGQSDTSKQNAASFGYSSGFVRTSRSEDHLQFQKDPSMSAVDIDIDDDVTSSLNTLLDTRPDSGQGLSSDRIVWTYNAPVSSPSASERTSCCQNGSSSQSSSSSSSTEGTSPQRSLSPTSPTSVSSSVMSSNSGSRRFPPPVPTGTSASALGPSGDGTTSSASGLHPTNGDLSQSEAISNMSSPDYNDEETMDILSARDIMMVSDPSDSDSTILASEPPQRRLKAAAAAASVPPASNAYTPAQENTEHRIVIQVKGPDKDATAARNTSPRQNRRRGNLSNPELVPTSTAQNTVQRPTGNTTPEFVGYQELKESEDENEALNIGNYEDKHGGASPPQSADEESDIESLHSFHYSPKAVDLPSAVRLAKRLYSLDGFKKSDVSRHLSKNNDFSRAVAEEYLRYFSFERDTLDVALRKFLAQFSLTGETQERERVLVHFSKRFLDCNPGAFNSQDAVHTLTCAIMLLNTDLHGQNIGRKMSCNEFIENLSELNDGDNFPREVLKQLYNAIKSFPLEWAFGTYWLFRDEEGDETANQAIQQGDGPAISGTGNPFLDVPNVTGATEFKKGYVMRKCCFDSNGKKTPFGKRGWKMYYCTLRELVLYLHKDEHGFRNDSLHNAIRIHHALATKASDYTKKEHVFRLQTADQAEYLFQTSDSKELQSWIDTINFVCASFSCQPLAGAVGSQRKFQRPLLPCSHTKLSPPSSTIPEANSVL, encoded by the exons ATCCTGCAATAAAAGCTCACGTGCGTCGGCTGTTGTCACCGGGACAGCCGGCATGCGACGAGACGGATTCGGCCAAAATCTCTTACGAGGCAATGACCTTCCCGAATAACCCCAGGCCGGTGTCATCGGGTAACGGCGAAGATATGGAGCCAAGAAAGCCAGGAACACCGGAACTTCCGGGTGGCTCGCCACAGGAACCGACTGCCGCGAAGCAGTATACGACGAGAAGCAACGGATCCTACAGTGACGCTTCCGGATCCTCTGAACTAGAGGCGCTACTTCCGCCAGTGGATAGTTTCAAGGAGGAAGAACGTGCCCAATGGGAGCCTCTCTCCGGCGACAAGTTCTCCAGGCAGAAGAATACGCCTAG GTTCGAAGCGTACATGATGACCGGCGATCTAATGCTGAACCTGTCGCGCACGCAGCAGAGCAGCGGCCTGCTCCCGAAGCACCAGAAGAAGGTCGACTCGCTGAGGTACAACAATCATCATACCCACCATCACCATAATCACCACAATCACCACCATCATAACTCGGTACCGACCAGTCCTAACGAGATGCTGGGCCATCACCGTACTTACAAGTGTACCGGTTCGAATTCGGCCAGCACCTCACCGGTCGGGATCAGCAAACGTGAGAGCGGCCAGTGTCCAGGCCAGAGCGATACTAGCAAACAAAATGCCGCGAGTTTCGGTTATTCGAGCGGCTTCGTTCGCACCTCGCGCTCCGAGGACCACTTGCAATTCCAAAAGGATCCGTCAATGAGCGCGGTGGACATTGACATTGACGACGACGTCACGTCCAGCTTGAACACCCTGTTGGACACTCGACCTGACAGCGGCCAGGGTCTGTCCAGCGATCGAATCGTCTGGACGTACAACGCGCCAGTTAGCTCGCCGTCCGCCTCGGAGCGCACCTCCTGCTGTCAGAACGGCAGCTCCTCGCAATCTTCGTCGAGTAGCTCCTCGACGGAGGGAACTAGTCCCCAAAGATCCTTATCGCCAACCTCCCCTACCTCGGTCTCGTCCTCCGTCATGTCCTCCAATTCTGGATCCCGTAGGTTCCCACCGCCGGTACCCACGGGCACCAGCGCCTCAGCCCTGGGCCCCTCCGGCGACGGGACCACCTCCTCGGCCTCCGGCCTTCATCCCACCAACGGTGATCTCAGCCAGTCCGAGGCTATCAGCAACATGTCCAGTCCCGACTACAACGACGAGGAAACTATGGACATACTCAGTGCACGCGATATCATGATGGTCAGTGATCCGAGTGACAGTGACTCGACGATACTCGCCAGCGAGCCACCGCAGAGGAGATTGAAGGCGGCAGCGGCGGCTGCTTCTGTACCACCGGCGTCGAACGCGTATACACCGGCGCAGGAGAATACCGAGCATAGGATAGTGATACAGGTGAAGGGGCCGGACAAGGACGCCACCGCGGCGAGGAACACCAGTCCCAGGCAGAATAGGCGACGGGGCAATCTCAGCAATCCGGAACTCGTGCCCACGTCCACCGCGCAGAACACCGTGCAACGGCCGACTGGCAATACCACGCCTGAGTTCGTCGGGTATCAG GAGCTGAAGGAGAGCGAGGACGAGAACGAAGCTCTGAACATCGGTAACTACGAGGACAAGCACGGAGGCGCATCACCGCCGCAGTCTGCGGACGAAGAGAGCGATATCGAAAGTTTGCACAGCTTCCATTACAGTCCGAAAGCGGTGGACCTACCATCGGCAGTTCGATTGGCCAAGAGGCTATACTCCTTGGACGGCTTCAAAAAGTCTGACGTTTCTAGACACCTTAGCAAAAA CAACGACTTTAGTAGAGCGGTAGCCGAAGAATACTTGAGATACTTCAGCTTCGAACGGGACACGCTGGACGTGGCTCTCAGAAAGTTCCTTGCCCAGTTCTCTTTGACTGGGGAGACCCAGGAAAGAGAGAGGGTTCTTGTACATTTCTCCAAGAGATTTCTCGATTGTAATCCGGGTGCATTTAATTCTCAGG ACGCTGTTCATACCTTAACCTGCGCCATAATGCTGCTCAATACCGACCTACATGGTCAGAATATCGGTAGAAAGATGTCGTGTAACGAATTTATCGAGAACCTCTCGGAACTGAACGACGGCGATAACTTCCCCAGAGAGGTACTGAAACAGCTTTACAATGCCATCAAATCGTTCCCCTTGGAATGGGCCTT TGGGACTTACTGGCTGTTTAGAGACGAGGAAGGGGATGAAACTGCGAATCAGGCGATTCAACAGGGTGACGGTCCAGCGATATCTGGTACCGGAAATCCGTTTCTCGACGTGCCAAATGTTACGGGTGCTACGGAGTTTAAGAAGGGATACGTTATGCGGAAATGTTGCTTCGATTCCAACGGAAAGAAAA CACCGTTCGGCAAACGCGGCTGGAAGATGTATTATTGTACATTGAGGGAACTTGTATTATATTTGCACAAAGACGAGCATGGCTTCCGTAACGATAGTTTGCACAACGCGATACGCATTCATCACGCGTTAGCCACCAAAGCGTCCGATTACACGAAGAAGGAACACGTCTTCAGGTTACAGACTGCTGATCAAGCAGAGTATCTCTTCCAAACGAG TGATTCCAAAGAACTGCAGTCGTGGATAGACACGATCAACTTCGTGTGCGCCAGTTTTTCTTGCCAGCCACTAGCAGGAGCGGTGGGTTCTCAGCGAAAATTTCAACGGCCTCTGCTTCCGTGTAGCCACACGAAATTATCTCCT CCTTCCTCTACTATCCCCGAAGCGAACTCCGTTCTCTAA
- the LOC100646160 gene encoding PH and SEC7 domain-containing protein isoform X9, which produces MAEELVVTLNRGDSSGFGFSLLGTAGLPHVIYDIVENSPAAKSGKVEAGDVILRVNEVDVNRFSTKEVLKCLRLSSDPVTLKLRRDPAIKAHVRRLLSPGQPACDETDSAKISYEAMTFPNNPRPVSSGNGEDMEPRKPGTPELPGGSPQEPTAAKQYTTRSNGSYSDASGSSELEALLPPVDSFKEEERAQWEPLSGDKFSRQKNTPRFEAYMMTGDLMLNLSRTQQSSGLLPKHQKKVDSLRYNNHHTHHHHNHHNHHHHNSVPTSPNEMLGHHRTYKCTGSNSASTSPVGISKRESGQCPGQSDTSKQNAASFGYSSGFVRTSRSEDHLQFQKDPSMSAVDIDIDDDVTSSLNTLLDTRPDSGQGLSSDRIVWTYNAPVSSPSASERTSCCQNGSSSQSSSSSSSTEGTSPQRSLSPTSPTSVSSSVMSSNSGSRRFPPPVPTGTSASALGPSGDGTTSSASGLHPTNGDLSQSEAISNMSSPDYNDEETMDILSARDIMMVSDPSDSDSTILASEPPQRRLKAAAAAASVPPASNAYTPAQENTEHRIVIQVKGPDKDATAARNTSPRQNRRRGNLSNPELVPTSTAQNTVQRPTGNTTPEFVGYQELKESEDENEALNIGNYEDKHGGASPPQSADEESDIESLHSFHYSPKAVDLPSAVRLAKRLYSLDGFKKSDVSRHLSKNNDFSRAVAEEYLRYFSFERDTLDVALRKFLAQFSLTGETQERERVLVHFSKRFLDCNPGAFNSQDAVHTLTCAIMLLNTDLHGQNIGRKMSCNEFIENLSELNDGDNFPREVLKQLYNAIKSFPLEWAFGTYWLFRDEEGDETANQAIQQGDGPAISGTGNPFLDVPNVTGATEFKKGYVMRKCCFDSNGKKTPFGKRGWKMYYCTLRELVLYLHKDEHGFRNDSLHNAIRIHHALATKASDYTKKEHVFRLQTADQAEYLFQTSDSKELQSWIDTINFVCASFSCQPLAGAVGSQRKFQRPLLPCSHTKLSPREQLRDHEERVSKLEAELEEHRRHPPERGAKALTVQNYKEKDAYLHHEFPSTSFHFYVNQQLLTREEFIPNIERF; this is translated from the exons ATCCTGCAATAAAAGCTCACGTGCGTCGGCTGTTGTCACCGGGACAGCCGGCATGCGACGAGACGGATTCGGCCAAAATCTCTTACGAGGCAATGACCTTCCCGAATAACCCCAGGCCGGTGTCATCGGGTAACGGCGAAGATATGGAGCCAAGAAAGCCAGGAACACCGGAACTTCCGGGTGGCTCGCCACAGGAACCGACTGCCGCGAAGCAGTATACGACGAGAAGCAACGGATCCTACAGTGACGCTTCCGGATCCTCTGAACTAGAGGCGCTACTTCCGCCAGTGGATAGTTTCAAGGAGGAAGAACGTGCCCAATGGGAGCCTCTCTCCGGCGACAAGTTCTCCAGGCAGAAGAATACGCCTAG GTTCGAAGCGTACATGATGACCGGCGATCTAATGCTGAACCTGTCGCGCACGCAGCAGAGCAGCGGCCTGCTCCCGAAGCACCAGAAGAAGGTCGACTCGCTGAGGTACAACAATCATCATACCCACCATCACCATAATCACCACAATCACCACCATCATAACTCGGTACCGACCAGTCCTAACGAGATGCTGGGCCATCACCGTACTTACAAGTGTACCGGTTCGAATTCGGCCAGCACCTCACCGGTCGGGATCAGCAAACGTGAGAGCGGCCAGTGTCCAGGCCAGAGCGATACTAGCAAACAAAATGCCGCGAGTTTCGGTTATTCGAGCGGCTTCGTTCGCACCTCGCGCTCCGAGGACCACTTGCAATTCCAAAAGGATCCGTCAATGAGCGCGGTGGACATTGACATTGACGACGACGTCACGTCCAGCTTGAACACCCTGTTGGACACTCGACCTGACAGCGGCCAGGGTCTGTCCAGCGATCGAATCGTCTGGACGTACAACGCGCCAGTTAGCTCGCCGTCCGCCTCGGAGCGCACCTCCTGCTGTCAGAACGGCAGCTCCTCGCAATCTTCGTCGAGTAGCTCCTCGACGGAGGGAACTAGTCCCCAAAGATCCTTATCGCCAACCTCCCCTACCTCGGTCTCGTCCTCCGTCATGTCCTCCAATTCTGGATCCCGTAGGTTCCCACCGCCGGTACCCACGGGCACCAGCGCCTCAGCCCTGGGCCCCTCCGGCGACGGGACCACCTCCTCGGCCTCCGGCCTTCATCCCACCAACGGTGATCTCAGCCAGTCCGAGGCTATCAGCAACATGTCCAGTCCCGACTACAACGACGAGGAAACTATGGACATACTCAGTGCACGCGATATCATGATGGTCAGTGATCCGAGTGACAGTGACTCGACGATACTCGCCAGCGAGCCACCGCAGAGGAGATTGAAGGCGGCAGCGGCGGCTGCTTCTGTACCACCGGCGTCGAACGCGTATACACCGGCGCAGGAGAATACCGAGCATAGGATAGTGATACAGGTGAAGGGGCCGGACAAGGACGCCACCGCGGCGAGGAACACCAGTCCCAGGCAGAATAGGCGACGGGGCAATCTCAGCAATCCGGAACTCGTGCCCACGTCCACCGCGCAGAACACCGTGCAACGGCCGACTGGCAATACCACGCCTGAGTTCGTCGGGTATCAG GAGCTGAAGGAGAGCGAGGACGAGAACGAAGCTCTGAACATCGGTAACTACGAGGACAAGCACGGAGGCGCATCACCGCCGCAGTCTGCGGACGAAGAGAGCGATATCGAAAGTTTGCACAGCTTCCATTACAGTCCGAAAGCGGTGGACCTACCATCGGCAGTTCGATTGGCCAAGAGGCTATACTCCTTGGACGGCTTCAAAAAGTCTGACGTTTCTAGACACCTTAGCAAAAA CAACGACTTTAGTAGAGCGGTAGCCGAAGAATACTTGAGATACTTCAGCTTCGAACGGGACACGCTGGACGTGGCTCTCAGAAAGTTCCTTGCCCAGTTCTCTTTGACTGGGGAGACCCAGGAAAGAGAGAGGGTTCTTGTACATTTCTCCAAGAGATTTCTCGATTGTAATCCGGGTGCATTTAATTCTCAGG ACGCTGTTCATACCTTAACCTGCGCCATAATGCTGCTCAATACCGACCTACATGGTCAGAATATCGGTAGAAAGATGTCGTGTAACGAATTTATCGAGAACCTCTCGGAACTGAACGACGGCGATAACTTCCCCAGAGAGGTACTGAAACAGCTTTACAATGCCATCAAATCGTTCCCCTTGGAATGGGCCTT TGGGACTTACTGGCTGTTTAGAGACGAGGAAGGGGATGAAACTGCGAATCAGGCGATTCAACAGGGTGACGGTCCAGCGATATCTGGTACCGGAAATCCGTTTCTCGACGTGCCAAATGTTACGGGTGCTACGGAGTTTAAGAAGGGATACGTTATGCGGAAATGTTGCTTCGATTCCAACGGAAAGAAAA CACCGTTCGGCAAACGCGGCTGGAAGATGTATTATTGTACATTGAGGGAACTTGTATTATATTTGCACAAAGACGAGCATGGCTTCCGTAACGATAGTTTGCACAACGCGATACGCATTCATCACGCGTTAGCCACCAAAGCGTCCGATTACACGAAGAAGGAACACGTCTTCAGGTTACAGACTGCTGATCAAGCAGAGTATCTCTTCCAAACGAG TGATTCCAAAGAACTGCAGTCGTGGATAGACACGATCAACTTCGTGTGCGCCAGTTTTTCTTGCCAGCCACTAGCAGGAGCGGTGGGTTCTCAGCGAAAATTTCAACGGCCTCTGCTTCCGTGTAGCCACACGAAATTATCTCCT AGAGAACAGTTACGGGACCATGAGGAGAGGGTGAGCAAATTGGAGGCTGAACTGGAGGAGCACAGACGACATCCACCTGAGAGAGGAGCTAAAGCTCTCACTGTACAGAATTATAAGGAAAAAGATGCCTACTTACATCACGAG TTCCCGTCGACCTCTTTTCACTTCTACGTTAATCAACAGCTACTTACACGAGAAGAATTTATTCCCAATATTGAACGGTTTTAA